AGACTTTAATGGTGATGGTCGGCAGGGGATCAGTTATTGGTTGCCCAATCAAAGTAAAATTCAAGAGCTAGTGGCTCAACATTTTAACCACGGCTCTTTTATGGCTGACATTGAGGAAACGACGCAACCGACTCGCATAGCTGTGGAAGACAGCACCGATAATCCAGAAGCGGTGCAAACTCTAGTCAGATATCTGCGCTCATTGGGTTATGAAAATGTTTTTGTCTCTAAGTCTTCATCGCCAATTCTAGAAACTACCAAAATTATTGCTCAAAAAGGGGATAATTCCCTCGCTTCTGACCTGCATAACAGTCTTGGTGTCGGGGAAGTTTTGGTGGAAAGTACGGGGAATCTCGCTTCTGATGTGACGATTAAAACCGGTCAAGATTGGCAAGAAAAGTCAGCTAATCTTTCTGAGCCATCCCTAGGCAACTAAGAAAAAAATCAAATTTATCTGGGTTATTGATTAGCCAAAGTTTGACAAAAATCTTGGTGTTCTTGACTAACTATTCCTTGCTTTAACACCTCCAAAACTTCGGCTAAATTACCCGATAATAAAGCATTTTTATCTAGCCATAATCCAGGGAAAACTTGAGAGCAAAGGATGTTATTTTGAGTTGATTCTAGGGGCAAATATTCCCCATCAGTTAACCGAAACCAATCCAATTGAACATCATAAACTCGCCAGATAATATACTCTTGTACTCCATGGTGACGATAAACTTTGAGTTTTTCGTGTAAATCGTAGGAAGCGGTAGAAGCGGCAATTTCCACGATTAATTCCGGTGCGCCTTCTACATAATCATCTTCACTAATGCTTGATTGTCCACCGGTTTCTATTCTTAA
This Microcystis wesenbergii NRERC-220 DNA region includes the following protein-coding sequences:
- a CDS encoding Uma2 family endonuclease — protein: MLSTNIVSSNIIPPLENGDRLTRPEFERRYQAMTELKKAELIAGVVYMAAAVRAKNHGKPHANIIGWLTAYEVATPGVETLDNTTVRLDGDNQPQPDALLRIETGGQSSISEDDYVEGAPELIVEIAASTASYDLHEKLKVYRHHGVQEYIIWRVYDVQLDWFRLTDGEYLPLESTQNNILCSQVFPGLWLDKNALLSGNLAEVLEVLKQGIVSQEHQDFCQTLANQ